Below is a genomic region from Vitis riparia cultivar Riparia Gloire de Montpellier isolate 1030 chromosome 5, EGFV_Vit.rip_1.0, whole genome shotgun sequence.
GCTTGGGCTTGTCGATGCCCACAAGTTCAGATTCCTCTAAGAGGAGTGCATCCCCCGAGAATCATACCAAGTGTTTGTTGAAGCTCCATGGCCGAATCCTTGCTCAATGCCGTCAAACTTGCCACGGTATCTCTCATGCCCTTCAGATATATTTTGCACTTTAGATTTTATGCCTTGTATTCGTGACACAAGCTGATTCTGGGCCTTGAAGTCCTTGCTGAACCGAGCAATCTTATGTATAGAACCCAAAAGTCCATGGCCATGATGCTGGGGGGGGCAAAGCCTGAATTCATCGACAAAATCTTCCATTTCGTCAGCAACTTCTCTCACTTGTTTAACCCAGACTTTCAACTCTGGGTCAGTCTCCTCCCTTGCATCTGCAAACCTGAGGATGGCCTTGATGCGCTCCAATTCGCTCACAATGTAGTCAACTTCTTTATGAACATCTTTCAAAAGCTTTGATCCCAATTTCAGTAAGGGAACAAGCTTGTCGAGTAGAAAGGTCACTGTACCCTCTGCCGCCATTTCTCTCCTCTCATTTCAACGCATCTTGCTGGTCTATCTACTTATATAGAGATCATGAGGAGGCAGGTACGCGTCTACCTTCCCCCTCCtttctccctcttttcttttccttttgttcttCTGTGGAGACGAGTAAATTATGGGTTAGAGACTCCTTTCCACcactcttccttttttttcttccgtACCCACTTACTTTTTATCGTGGGTTACCTACCGAACATTTGACCCAATAATAAGATGAGACGGGTAAAGGGCATGTCAttcaaaaatttacaaaaacatATTAAACCGTAAAAATATCTATTAGTGATAAATTATCTCATGCATTTCATACATATCTAAGAGttcgtttgacagtgattctagtgagagtgtttttattggaaatgTTTCCTTCTACAGTGTTTCTACGAAAAACATTTTTACGAGATTcagaaaaaatgattataataatgttttaaataatatattgtataaatataaaaaacacttttaatattaataaattactaaaaatgacATACAATTGTTTGAGGGGAGTagtgtttcaattttttttccctctttttgaAAACCATACCATTATACCAACATGTATCAccacaatccaaatttcatattcttttCTATTTCTCAGCTACCAAACGCATACAGAAATCCTGTCAATCATTAACAAAATCGCTCTCGCTTTGGCTTCACCTCTCAAGTAAAGACCCTCCGGTGAAGATAATGGGACTTAGATGAAGTGTTAATGTTCTAGTTGCCTGTTTTTGCAGAGATAGTAAACCACCAAACCTTCCTACTCTGCTGATACTTGGGAGACTTCTCTGTCCACACTTTGGCCCTTCCGGACTCGCTTGCCGGTACTTCTTCATCCTAACCTCCATTTCACCTCCAAAACCACATAAACTCCAAAATGAAGCGTTTCAACAACTTCAACCACCTTTAGTTCTTTCTATTCCCTGATTTTGTAGAGATTACACTCGTAACCACGCATAACCAAATCACATTAGATCTTGCAATACTCTCCAAACCCTTCAAATACTCAGCGGATCAAACAccaagaaatgaagaaaataaattaaacaataaaattcaatatagACATGAAAATGCAGAAAATGAAGGAATGTGGATGGAAAAAATGGGAGAAGtccgagagagagagaatgtgtGGAGAtatgaggaagaagaaaaacagtgGAAAGTGGTTAGAAGAGAGAATTGAAATTAGGGTTAATGACGCCCGCATTTAAAGCcagagagagaaaaaacaaagaagaggagTGGTATGAAAGAGAAGGAGAGGAGTTAGGGTGGTAGCAGACGAGAGAGGGAAGTGAAGATGACGGAGACTGGATGTGAATACGACATTAGGAGCGTCTTTCCTACTGTGTAGTCTCCGATGGAGAGCAACGGAGGAGGAGAATGAAGGAGAGAGGTATGAGTGAAGGAGAGGGAAAATATCGGGAATCACTTGGgggcatttttggaatatttcaaaaaaatttgaagtgttttatttaaaaaaacacctatcaagtgtttctctaaaaatcactttaagtgttttagattttcaaaagtgttttttaaaatttgtcaaacaccttatttttatcttaaaaacacttaaaagtgtttttgagagtagaaacacttttcaaaatcactaccaaatggattctaaatattacaacttttttataatttattattaaatataaaatataaatttttattttatgaagtaCCTAACTCtatcttaaaaaggaaaatcctatCAACTATCCTTATACTCTCATTATTTATATACACAAAAAGGGatactaatttaatataaaaattaaatagttttaactaccatattataaaatatgtgggatgtgttttgaaaaatgaaatttgaagatcaagtttgaaactttttgagggagaaaatttaaaatttgtattctataaagaagatgaaggatttcaagtgattataagtgtcaaaggtaatatttgatattgttttatttaaatataaattttttgggTAGAAATGTTATGTTAAAtaatgtaatgatttataaaatttaaattttagaattttttatgagtttattattaatcaaattaagataatttaatattttgttatcaaattgttattaatatttttatatcatttttttgtgtGTTCATAGAttaaagttgaagatgaagttttataTGTCTTGAAAAAGACATTATATGAAAgatgtcaagtgattacaagtgttaaaaaggtaacatttgacaaatatttttttcatttaaatataaatgttgTAGGTAAAAATGTTgtgttaaatgacatttaaatatgtaatgattataacatttagatttttgaatatttttatgagttAAATGCTCATATTCAGGCATCAAAATAAAATCCCAGTTTACACAAAAAAACATAATGGAACTGTATGAAAACGAACGAACATGCAACTTATAGAAATCATACTTGTGTTATTCCCTTCAAGACTCCTCCCCTTTGGGTTTCCTCATTTTAAACCTAACTTTCTCTTCCTAATCAAATCGTAGTCAGCTCTGCTTCTCATTTCTTCTCCTATCTTCCTCACCGgtactcattttgtttttacttcCCAGTCCAAGCTCCCACTAACTCTACTGCTTACCCTCTACTCCATTGTTCTTCGTTCAGAAAATATCTCCATtttaaccaccaccatggcaaggtagCAGTGTTCTTGGTTATGTGTCCCATGTAGCTTACTTACCCGTAGAGGTCGTCCCCCACTAACTAACATGCTGCCATTTGCTAACATATCCTTCTAAATGCACCACGTGTTCCCCAAAACTCTAccatttggaaaaagaaaatgggaacaAAAGAATGGTCTTCCAAATAGGGGTCTACAATTTCgttttttctaaatgaaaaaagtaatgttaatttttctttgctttttaatgtttaatagaaataaaatattataaaaacaaacaacctaatacttaacattattaagcACTATTCGgtcttaagttttatttaaaattaagtaaaaaaaacaccacataacattaattttaacaaatgtttttcaaatctCAATTGATTTAGTTGACAACCACATGTAGCAAGAAATTGGATTcaaagaaaatttctttttctccatcTCAATTTTGAAGATCCAaacaaaatctaatattaaatttaaataatgagataTAAACAAAATTGTATATCATACATTCAACATAAATATAGTCTTAtagattctttttaaaaatttaacgtttgaaaaataatcatcGATCTATCATTCTCATAACAAccatataaaattcaaataaaaactaagaaattaatatatatatatttatggtaagAGGCGAAAGACATGATTTGCAAAAAAATATACCTTAAGAGCTTAAACCCATTTGTTGTAGGTGCTTGCTCGATTGAAGCCCATATCCTTGGTAAATCACTGATCCAATATGAAACAAGAAGCATCATCATAATtgatttatcttctttttcattctcatcGTCTTTGTCCATAATAATAGATAACTTCATGATAGCAACACCTTTTATTTATCTTTGAGTTTATGTCAAGTTGTGATTGAGGCTCCTTTATAACTAATATATAGGCACAAGATTAGGGTTTGTCTTACATCACGATATCATAATAATACAAATGGAAGTAAGATACACGTGTTTCTATCGTATCATTTGCTAATATCTTCCTCTAAATGAAATGCTTAATAGAGATATTACACACATAAGATCatataaatggaaataaaaaacacatGTTTCTATTGTATCATATACTAACATTTTCCtctaaataaaatgttttagagGGATTTTACACACAAGCAAAATAATTAGGCTTTCGTCGGTCTTACATCATGGTCATACAAATAGAAATAAGAAATGCGTGTTTCTATCCTATCATATACTAACATCTTCCtctaaataaaatgttttggaGGGATTTTACACACACAAAAGCAAAATAATTGGGGTTTCGTCGGTCCTACATCATGATCatataaatggaaataaaagacACATGTTtctattatatcatatattaacaTCTTCCtctaaataaaatgttttggaGGAATTTTACACACACATAAGcaaaataattagggttttgtCGGCCTTACATCATTATCATACAAATGGAAATAAGAGACATGTGTTTCTATTGTATCATATATTAACATCTTCCtctaaataaaatgttttggaAGAATTTTACACAAACACAAGCAAAATAATTAGGGTTTCGTCGACCTTACATCATTATCATACAAATGGAAATAAGAGACACGTGTTTCTATTGTATCATATACTAACATTTTCCtctaaataaaatgttttaaagggATTTTAGACACACATAAGCAAAATAATTAGGGTTTCATCAGTCTTACAACATGATCATATAAATGGAAATAAGAGACATGTATTTCTATCATATCATATACTAATATATTCCtctaaataaaatgttttagagagattttacacatatataagcaaaataatTAGGGTTTCGTTGGTCTTACATCATGATATCACAATAATACAAATCGAAATAAGAGATATGTGTTCCTATTGTGATATATGCTAATGTCTTcctttaaatagaatattataaagAGATTTACACACACATTGCAAAATAATTAGGGTTTCATCGGTCTTATATCACGATATCACAATAATACAAATGGAAATAAGAGACACGTGTTCCTATCGTAATACATACTAACATGTTTTTGAGAGATTTTACACATacataagttaaaaaaaaaaaaggtttcattTGTCTTGGctataatataaatgaaaagaagaaaatgtgtGTTCTAATCATCCAAAGACATACTAACATTCttccttaaataaaatattctaatataattggaaataaaaaacacatGTTGTTATCATAATACATTCTAGCATCTTCtcttaaataaaatgtttaaaaatgatttaatacaCATGTTATAGTTAAAAGAGTTAGGATTTCATTGCTCTTACATCACAATATCACAACAATGCAAATGCATAAATAATCATGCACAAATATATTCTAaggttaaaatatatattaaattgataaaataatcattCAATCATGGGTTATTTTCATAGAGATCTTTAAGCTTTTCATtgctttattttgatttcaatttgttaATGACGTGTAGTGGTGAAGCTTTCGATTTAGTCTAGAAGGGCACCTTATTAATAATAGTGTCCCTTCTAAATAATAGGTAAGctcaagaaaatttaaaagtaattaaatgtaaaaattttaaattgattatatatatatatgattaatcttatttgattatttgattcTACATTAATctgaaaaaatttaataatttataagaactaagcatgattttttttttaaaaaatcttatacaaaaaattgaagagaaaagaaaatgcaaagaaagatAACAAGTTTGAATGAAAGGGGGCATTAATagtaaaaagatgaaaattaggTAATTTGGTGTGTGGAATGTGATTTTCTTTACCTTGGGAATTTGACATATCTATATCCATTTAATGTAACTTGAACTATAGGAAGGAAATCTAATAATCAATTAGTTTTCTAATAAAATGAGtgatataatatgaaatataaaaaccaattaattttcaattatttaaataaaataattgatatattGATATCAGTATAATTTACCCAAAAGCTAAGTAATGTGAAATATCATATTGCCTGACACAACCCATAACAAGtgatttatatatttgattagGATTTTGAATGCGATTAATTATCTCATCATTTATAATATGTTAAACAATGactaagataattaaaaaaataattcatctaatttctttatttgtatcctctctccctccctctcaagtataaatataataatttaaaatataaaatatacatattttatagaTCAAAAATTTGTTTCCCTCATCAAATttctcatattatatattttttttaaactgatttaagaaaatcaaattttaaaataaaaactaaaattttaattcaaaaataaaatataaaaataataataaaatattaaataatatgattaattttattcaccccgtaaatttaaaattttatcaaatatctcttttattttttacatttcttattttcactCACCTACTCTCCctcctaaattttaaatatataggGGATTAGATATATTTATCCAAAAAGTCAGAGTGGTGAgtaaaattaatccaaaataatactaatatgcATATATAATAATTCTATATTTAATAAcaagatttaataatttttatttataaattttaaatattttaatcataaatattataaattaaaaaaacttattgaaTTATAAATTGTAGATTCATTTCACgtaaagaaaaacagagaaggaGGAAATACAATTTTGAAGTAAATTTGAACTTATTAAATTCAATCCAACAACCCCAAAAGAATCACAGCTTATAAAAACAATTCCGGTCAATAGCAtctatttcaatttcaatttcaatcaaGCTAATTGAACAATGCTTTAATGAATAGAATAATCACAACTCACTTGTTTCCAGATACTTCTCTCATTTTGGTTTTGAtacaaattatattatgttttttatttaaatattaactctttggtgtttattttttacttaattttaaataaaattttaataatattaaatattagattatttattttttaagtattttatttttattatatatatatatattatttagaaaaaattacgtattttagttttttttatatgaaaaaaatttataataaattataaaaaaaataaaataacataccccattttaaaaacaaattactttcatctaaaaaaacaaatacatccttactccaacaaaaaaaatcagtaaGAGACAGTAAGCCACTggttacaaaataaaaaataaaaacagaaaatgagagagagagagagagtatttTCTTGCTGAAAAAGCAAGTTTTGATATGAAGCGGAAACCAGGGATCAAATCATAGAAACCTCTCTGAAACTTTTGGGCATCGAATGGAAGAGATGCTGGATACTCGGAGTCAGATGAGAATAtgatgatgattgatgaagaTCCACTCCATCTGCTTATACAGAGAAAGACGGTAGAGAGCAATAAAGGCAAATCTCCACCGTCATCTCTCTGTGTAATGAAATGGCATGGATCCTTTGCCAAACCCTAAGCCAGCAGAAATACGTGTACCTACTTAGGAGTCCTTTTATAGGGGGTTTCCAGAAACCCTAGCAAGATGCGGATGACGTCACGCTGCGGACATAGATGGGATATGATCAATTATTCAGCTCCCATCCCATCCTGACCGTCCGAATAGCCGTCCGCGGTTGTTTTACCATTTTTGAGCCGAAATCAACGCTTACACGTGGTACGAGAATACAAGGACAATTGTGCGATGCTCATGTATGCCACCACAACCACCGCCCTCTTCAAATGAGAATTTTTATCCTTGAAGGGgtaaaaatgaaggaaaatggtttctcatttttaattttattataaagaatatataaaaaaatacaaatataaataaaattaactttcaacttgtatgtattttaaaattatttaatttttatataaaagaattaaaacaaattaaatgagtctgaaaatactatataaaaatgatttattaattttaaatttagttttcttttattggattgaaaaatagtgtattcattttaaaattataacttaAGAATTGACAAGgacttgaaaagaaaatgttattaataattACAATTACCTGCTTCCGTGACTTCGTTTCTCATCATAAAGTCGGATCCTGTGAAATTTATAACCTGTGAGGCTGTGACTATGAGCGGTGAGCGATGCATCGCACACACCATTAAACCTGAGAAAGAGTGAATATTAAATCCATCGCATAAATGCATGCTCAGGAAAAAGTTGGGTAAGAATGGGCAATCAACAACATTATATCTCAATAATTACAAGGTAGAACAGAtatcattttctgtttttaaaattggaaaacagAAAATATTTCCAAACAAAAGCCATTATGCCCAGAACCCTGTAAGGCTCAAGTCCTCACTCGAGCTGTTTGGTCCAGTCAAAAGGTTCCCAATCTCGGGCAAAATTTACGACAGCTTGTTTTTGTGCCTCCGCCGACTCATGCCTCCGACGGCGGTGCATGTCTTCCTCTGGCAAACGTAGCATACCTCTTATAACATCGAGGCCAAGGCTGCTTTTGAACTGTTTTTCGTCATCAATAACATGAACAAATCCCTTGTTTAGGCCAAACTCTACATGAAAGTATGGGAAGTCTTTGGGAATTGAACCTCGCAATCCCTTCTCACTTGTATCAATAAGCTTCTTCGCGTTATGCTGGCTCCACTCGTCTTCAGCTTCATCAATTGCCTGGAGAAAACTTCTGTCAGAAACTTGTACAAagccaaataaaataaaaataaataaaaaatagaaacacaCACAATATACTAGACTTGCTAGGATGAAGAAATGAATGAACTGATGAGTGAGTAAAGACGATAGCAATAAACAAGTTAACAGTGGTTTCGGACATCTCTTAACTTCGGTACTAGTTCACCGTAGGCCACCTTATAATATAAAGTAATGAAGCTTTATTAGTCACAGTGGTATTAATTATCCTATTTACTGTAGAAGGGGGTCCACAGAAGCATAAGAGATGAGAATGTGCCTTAGAATTGCCAAGgcagaaataaaatttaataaacataCTGAACCATAGAAGGCTGACACCAAAGCACATAACTCTTGCTGGTCCATGTTGTATGCAATTTCCATTCTTAATGTTACCTTATGTTGTTTCACCAAAAGACGGGGTTTTCAAAAGAATGAACAAGGAAATTTTCAGCACTTGTTGGATATTATGATTGTAAAGGACATCACAAATCAACAAGCAAGCAGAATAATTGACTAATTGAcatattaaaggagaaaattaacataaaactaacctttttaaaataaagaggaGCTTGTTTTGCAGTTTCTCGGGGCAATGGGATGCACTCAACCAAACAATGACGGCGTTGTTGTGCCAAACCCATCACTGTTTCAAGAAACACTAGATCCTTCTCTTGTTTCGCAAACATCATTATTAAGCACTTCTTGAAGTTGCGAATTTCATCCCATACATTATTGTCTAGTGTTCTTGTAGAAGATTCATGCTGCagattaaaaagggaaaaaaaaaaaaaaaggatccaTCAGAATAAAAGTTATAACAAGGACATCAGGGAAAAAGTAACTCGAGTTAAAATTAATCATGATATCATGTTTTATAAGCATTTAAATCAAATCCAGTTCACATTCACGCATTTGAATGACTTCATCTTATGCATAGATACATTTTTAGGATTTTAGGATCCAGGAAAAAACAATATTCACATTTTTAACCATTTGCGTATGGCTTCATTTCCTTTGGCAAAATTGAATTTTGCGTAAATGATGAGTTGAAGATCCATAAACAACAAAACATCCAATTCGTAAGCAAGCATAAGTTGTTCTACATCATAGGATAAAGAAATACACTAATAGAGAAGGAACTATATAAAGCTAACCTGCATTGGCAAAATACAACAGTGACCTGGTATGACAGGTTGCCACTGGGGTAACATCAAGTATGAGAAATTAGCAATTGCAACAACCAGATGTCTTGGCCTAGTGGGATTCTCGAAACAGAATTGGCAGCGCTCTTGCTGAGTCAAGATACGATTTGCAAAGTTATTCTTCTCAGTTAACTTACGATCATTACCCCCTTCCTTTTTCCTAGTCTTTCGACTTGGAGCATCATCAAAATCATATTCATCATCTGCTCGGCTTGACATGTTATACTGTTTACTCTGCATTATCTTTTGAGCTAGATGCAAATCGGCATCATCCTCCTTCCTCTTTCTCCGAACAGATGAATCATGCATTACATAtctaaatcaaagaaaaaaaaattaccacaGCAACAGAGTCTAAGAAAATAAGAGTAAGAAAAAGATATCATAGCACATGAGTGCAGGAGCTTGAGAAATGAAAGTGAGgttgaaaatttaagaaacccaaattttgaaaaagaaaactgGAGATAAATTCCATttgataagaaatgaaaattctaaaaagcAGTATCTTAACTGCAATTTTAAGAtcttaaaaaaaaggaacagaTTTCAGATGCAAGATAACCTGCTTGTGCCTCCCCCACTTCGCTCCCCAGTATTTTCCTCAGTGCCCTGATTCGCTTTGATGATCTCTGTTTGTttctaacaaaaacaaataaggcaaaataattccaattaatCATGGATGGCAATGCACTAGCTCCAAATAACTAACTCATAAACAACCAACACCCCTGCCcagaaaaagtcaaaaaaaaaaaaaaaaaatcaccaaaagaACAGACTCGCAGAAAGTtcaaggggaaaagaaaaacagaaaacagaaaCAGCATTACATACTCTGTTGCCCTGCAACCAGGGTGCCTACATCCATTGAAATAAGTCCACAATATAGATGCATATTTTTGTTACTAATTTAAACAGAGAAGTTAAAAAACACATTCTGCATTTTTCACTATCTTACATAATTGTGTAAACACACACACAAGGAGGGAGAAATATGATAAACTTGATATAAAACcttgaataaaaagaaatgccAAAGGGACAGGACTGTCTCACCAAAAGCTCCTCCGCTTCTTTATGCTTTCCTTCCATACGTAGCCGCAAAGCCTTTGCTGCCAACTGGTTTGCACTCAATGCCTGCTTACTAGCCTCACCAGGTTGGTTTGTTTCTAAAGAAACTGATTTTGACATAACATTCCCCTCGCAATTTGCATATGAAGAACCAAGAGGACCACCAGTATCAATGTTCTGCCGATGCACAACTTCATGCATAAAGCTTCCATCATTGGCAAACTTATTTAAGCTGGCAACTGCATCAGAGATAAGGCCAACATCCTTAGTAGACACATTTTGACCTTTCCGCTTTCCCCAGGATAAAGAGTTGTGAACTTTAGGTGCTTTCATTTCAGGATTACGGACAGACACATCCTTCAAGTACTCTCGGCCAGAATTCTAGAAATCACAATAACATAACATGTAAGTAAGAAGATATTGCTTATCTTTCAGTCAAGAATATGGCAATCATTTGGAGGGATGCAAATTTGGCCAGATGGCTTGAAGCCTGATTGGGGCCCATAAAAAATTTTGGCCAAAGCCCGGCCAGACCCAAGTCTAAGCTGGGCCCAACCATCCTAGGGCTGGGCTTGGGCTGTTTTTTAACGCCCAAGACTGGGCCAGCTAGTGCCCATCTAAATATCAGGTGAAAGCCCAGTCTAACCATCCTATGGCTGGGCTTGCGATGCTTTTTCAAGCCAGAGTAAAGCCCATGGGCCAGTCCAATCATTAAAAATTGAGTCCTGGCCTTAATCCAGGCCCTTAAAAAGGACTGTTCAAAAGATATTTTACCTAAATATGGTGTTCCATGGTTTTGATCCCCTTCAAACACCTCAGAAGTGTCAACACTAAATTTGGATTGGCCCAGAAGCCCAGCCCAAGAGCCCAATAAGGCCAGCTTATGGCTGGGCCTGGGATAGGAATTTAATTTCCAGTCTGGACTGAGCCCAGCGTGCAGCCTGCAGCCCACCTGGGTCTAGGCATGGCCAGCCTGAGCTCATCTGCAGCTTGGCCCATTTACATGCCCAGACATTTGCAAATCCTACAAGTCCAAAACTGTGCTCTCAACAATTTCCAAGTACCTTCTCAGAATCCCTCTGGTAATCTTGAATGGGTGTTTTCTGTTCCTGTGTTAGCCCCTTCTTTCTACTTTTTATGGCATGCAGATGAGCACGAGATGGGGCAGCTGCATGAGATGCCAAAGAAACAGTCAACTGACCAAGAGAACCCCACCGTTCTTCAACAACCTATACAAGTTTAAACATAACAAACCAATCACTAAAGATTGAGGTAATGTGTATTGAAATCTGAAAAGCACAGTACAAACCTCATCAAACTTTCGTCCTTCACGAGCTGCTTGCTCTTGTGCACGCTTCAAGGCTTTCATTCTCCAGCTTGCACCTCCATCTCCAACAACTGAAGAAGACAACAGTCGATTCCCACCAACCTTTGTCCCATCCATTTCT
It encodes:
- the LOC117914377 gene encoding CWF19-like protein 2; amino-acid sequence: MLSGVKFIPRGRIDRAQDEKSSDSTKERKKSGNRKEKNRKKKKISRYSSSDDEEIEKIRKGSKKNKKWYSSEEHTSSSSERESESSSERDGKKSRRRRNEKKAYGDRSRDEASDRSKKRPQTMRELDSSEDYSSSDLEDEGGDGFSGRKDRNRRSGKEERTRSKKRGTKKDVAGEESLDDAGGSHSLTDKEIVRKEMGLEWMLRPSDNSERKPATTSDQVPEEPQAEETMKVNPRELNPYLKDDGNGYPEEMDGTKVGGNRLLSSSVVGDGGASWRMKALKRAQEQAAREGRKFDEVVEERWGSLGQLTVSLASHAAAPSRAHLHAIKSRKKGLTQEQKTPIQDYQRDSEKNSGREYLKDVSVRNPEMKAPKVHNSLSWGKRKGQNVSTKDVGLISDAVASLNKFANDGSFMHEVVHRQNIDTGGPLGSSYANCEGNVMSKSVSLETNQPGEASKQALSANQLAAKALRLRMEGKHKEAEELLKQTEIIKANQGTEENTGERSGGGTSRYVMHDSSVRRKRKEDDADLHLAQKIMQSKQYNMSSRADDEYDFDDAPSRKTRKKEGGNDRKLTEKNNFANRILTQQERCQFCFENPTRPRHLVVAIANFSYLMLPQWQPVIPGHCCILPMQHESSTRTLDNNVWDEIRNFKKCLIMMFAKQEKDLVFLETVMGLAQQRRHCLVECIPLPRETAKQAPLYFKKAIDEAEDEWSQHNAKKLIDTSEKGLRGSIPKDFPYFHVEFGLNKGFVHVIDDEKQFKSSLGLDVIRGMLRLPEEDMHRRRRHESAEAQKQAVVNFARDWEPFDWTKQLE